The Meriones unguiculatus strain TT.TT164.6M chromosome 6, Bangor_MerUng_6.1, whole genome shotgun sequence genome has a window encoding:
- the LOC132654847 gene encoding tripartite motif-containing protein 43-like, translating to MESDISQAFQEVLTCPICLGCLTDPVTTSCGHSFCRACLCFSWEDLQVPVHCPMCKNPSQKKDFRTNVVLKKLVHIARQDSLMKYLSSEENKCVIHKEAKRIFCEENRVLLCQLCSDSQEHKGHRHCPVEAASEGQMEKLLKQMASLWEKIQENQENLEAKKRMPTQWSDYVTLRKEMIRTEYRKGRPVLHEEEQQHIECMENEGQALLEKLRKSKALMVHKRNQLREMYRELMTTSQQPYVVLLQDLEDMFRRSESVQLFMPQVMKPELSVLPITGLIERCKCFLVNIFFGNAILLHDKMNLFDVLKRFSFSPHHQETSVESAGHYFASCGSQSFFSRKYYWEMDLTDYPEWAIGVCEDDYLTNTRQQTEPEGAFLLVCVKKGNQYSLLTTCPVIHHYIEKPVGRVGVFLDCEGGCVSFLDVAKSSLIYSYPPGTFNYPVRPFFSLGGILIESITQYFIVV from the exons atggagTCAGACATCTCACAGGCCTTCCAGGAAGTGCTTACCTGCCCCATCTGCTTGGGCTGCCTTACAGACCCAGTTACCACAAGCTGTGGCCACAGCTTCTGtcgggcctgcctctgcttttcctgGGAAGACCTGCAAGTTCCTGTCCACTGTCCCATGTGTAAGAATCCATCCCAGAAGAAGGACTTCAGAACCAACGTTGTTCTGAAGAAGCTGGTGCACATTgccagacaggacagcctcatgaagtacctgagctctgaggagaatAAGTGTGTGATccacaaggaggcaaagaggatcTTCTGTGAGGAGAACAGGGTCCTCCTTTGTCAATTGTGCTCTGACTCCCAGGAGCACAAGGGTCACAGACACTGTCCTGTTGAAGCAGCTTCTGAGGGGCAAATG GAGAAACTTCTAAAGCAAATGGCATCTTTATGGGAGAAGATCCAAGAAAATCAAGAGAATCTAGAAGCCAAGAAGAGAATGCCAACACAGTGGTCG GACTATGTGACTCTTCGGAAAGAAATGATCAGGACGGAGTATAGGAAAGGACGTCCAGTCCTCCATGAAGAAGAACAGCAACATATAGAGTGTATGGAAAATGAAGGCCAAGCTCTCTTAGAGAAACTCAGAAAAAGCAAAGCCTTGATGGTGCACAAAAGGAATCAACTAAGAGAAATGTATCGGGAGCTGATGACAACgtcccagcagccatatgtggTGCTGCTCCAG GACTTGGAAGACATGTTCAGAAG GAGTGAGTCAGTGCAGCTGTTCATGCCCCAGGTGATGAAACCAGAGCTCAGTGTCCTGCCCATCACTGGACTGATTGAGAGGTGCAAGTGCTTCCTAG TGAACATATTCTTTGGAAATGCAATCTTACTCCATGACAAGATGAACCTATTTGATGTCCTGAAAAGATTCAGCTTTAGCCCTCACCATCAGGAGACATCTGTGGAATCAGCTGGACACTATTTTGCTTCCTGTGGATCACAGAGCTTCTTCTCTAGGAAATATTACTGGGAGATGGATTTAACGGACTATCCGGAATGGGCTATAGGAGTCTGTGAGGATGACTATTTAACAAATACAAGGCAGCAGACTGAACCTGAGGGTGCatttctccttgtgtgtgtgaagaagGGTAATCAGTACAGTCTCCTCACCACCTGTCCAGTAATTCATCACTATATAGAGAAGCCAGTGGGCCGGGTTGGTGTGTTCCTTGATTGTGAGGGTGGATGTGTGAGTTTCCTGGATGTAGCCAAGAGTTCCCTCATATACAGTTACCCACCTGGCACTTTCAATTACCCTGTCAGacctttcttctctcttggaGGCATTTTGATAGAAAGCATAACCCAGTACTTTATTGTTGTTTAG